One stretch of Macrotis lagotis isolate mMagLag1 chromosome 7, bilby.v1.9.chrom.fasta, whole genome shotgun sequence DNA includes these proteins:
- the LOC141493087 gene encoding general transcription factor II-I repeat domain-containing protein 2A-like isoform X5: MASTKKRKVDTEGRSFQEKWTNDYFFVEVKGKPMCLVCGNALAVMKKANLERHYSSKHAELKELGGQVRLDKIRALQQSRAPQEVTLATPCCAGSNIIQASYVVSELIARKLRPHVEGEFVKDCMVAAAKLLAPDKVKLFESVSLSQRTVSDRIADLAQDIEKTLQDSVGDFQFFSLACDVTTDITDTVQLAVFIRGITAEFDTREELLSLEALHSPASGEDLFERLVLSMKNLELTFEKLSGLTTDGALATVASQEGLIAFVKKEWHHLSLDPSDLVICHSITQQESLWAQSSRLSDVMSTVLACVNFVKSRGFNSLQLKELLSELDSEYSDIVHHCEVRQLSHGNLLVRFYELRNEVKQFMEMKGRPVRELSDSQWLCDLAFMVDITKHLSELTVKLQGPNQLLSNLLSNVKSFEAKLKLWKMQLERNNTVHFPTLEGQKPSTTLEYAGECAKLGEAFHERFKDVKSKQMELNIFATPFNVEPAHVPDNLQHEIIDLQSDDELKARYNNLPLLEFYKRYVGNAEFPTLRRHALKYASVFGTTYCCEQFISKLAMAKSRLHSRLTDVSLEKQLRVATHQYRLTSHTSPKRSSSSHHIRDYLRCCLETLKMEPVEVTGDSMKRSLSIDEHNDLAQADEAKRQKVSECCLTKDQDNDYVVSSEPVTRQSETITAREGRNNVKAQIEEEEEEEEDELLKEEEEDKDGKGESFADMMKHGLTEVDAGITKFIF, translated from the exons GGGAGGCCAGGTGCGTCTGGATAAAATCAGGGCTCTTCAGCAGAGTCGAGCACCCCAGGAAGTCACTCTTGCCACACCCTGTTGTGCTGGGAGCAACATCATCCAGGCAAGTTATGTAGTGAGTGAGCTCATTGCCAGGAAGCTGAGGCCGCATGTAGAGGGCGAGTTTGTGAAAGATTGCATGGTGGCCGCTGCAAAGCTGTTAGCCCCAGACAAAGTCAAATTGTTTGAGAGTGTTAGTTTGTCTCAGAGAACCGTCTCTGATCGGATTGCTGACTTAGCACAAGATATTGAAAAAACACTGCAGGATTCTGTGGGagatttccaatttttctctctGGCTTGTGACGTGACAACAGACATAACAGATACTGTCCAGTTGGCCGTTTTCATTCGAGGGATAACTGCAGAGTTTGACACAAGAGAGGAGCTGCTGTCTCTGGAAGCCTTGCACAGCCCTGCAAGTGGAGAGGACTTGTTTGAGAGACttgttttatcaatgaaaaaCCTTGAGCTAACATTTGAAAAGTTAAGTGGCCTTACCACAGATGGAGCTCTGGCCACAGTGGCTTCACAAGAAGGGTTAATTGCATTTGTCAAGAAAGAATGGCATCATCTCAGTCTTGACCCGAGTGATTTAGTGATATGCCACAGCATCACACAACAAGAAAGTCTCTGGGCACAGTCATCTCGACTCAGTGATGTGATGTCTACAGTTCTGGCATGcgtgaattttgtcaaaagcagaGGGTTTAACAGCCTCCAGTTGAAGGAGTTATTGAGTGAACTGGATTCTGAGTACAGTGATATTGTTCATCACTGTGAAGTGCGGCAACTGAGCCATGGAAACCTGCTCGTGAGGTTTTATGAACTGCGCAATGAAGTGAAGCAGTTCATGGAGATGAAGGGAAGACCTGTCAGGGAACTCAGTGACAGCCAGTGGCTGTGTGATCTGGCCTTCATGGTGGACATTACCAAGCACCTCTCAGAGCTGACTGTCAAGCTGCAGGGCCCCAACCAGCTTCTCAGCAACCTGCTTTCAAATGTAAAATCATTTGAAGCTAAATTAAAGCTGTGGAAAATGCAACTTGAAAGGAATAACACCGTGCATTTCCCCACTCTGGAAGGACAAAAGCCTTCTACAACACTCGAATATGCCGGTGAATGTGCGAAACTAGGTGAAGCTTTTCATGAAAGGTTTAAGGACGTGAAAAGTAAACAGATGGAATTGAACATCTTTGCTACACCCTTCAATGTGGAACCAGCCCATGTGCCTGATAACCTCCAACATGAAATCATTGACCTGCAAAGTGACGATGAGCTGAAAGCTCGGTATAATAACCTCCCCCTGCTTGAGTTCTATAAACGTTATGTAGGCAATGCTGAATTTCCCACTTTGAGGAGACATGCATTGAAATATGCATCAGTTTTCGGAACAACTTACTGCTGTGAACAGTTCATTTCAAAACTTGCCATGGCAAAGAGTCGACTGCACTCCAGACTGACTGATGTGAGCCTGGAAAAGCAGCTGCGAGTAGCAACACATCAATACCGGCTAACATCACACACCTCCCCAAAGAGAAGCAGTTCCAGCCATCACATTAGAG aTTATCTTAGATGCTGTCTTGAGACCTTAAAAATGGAGCCAGTGGAAGTGACTGGAGACTCTATGAAACGTTCTCTTTCCATTGATGAACATAATGATCTGGCCCAAGCTGATGAAGCTAAAAGACAAAAGGTCTCAGAATGCTGTTTAACTAAAGATCAAGATAATGACTATGTTGTGAGCAGTGAGCCTGTGACCAGACAGTCAGAAACCATAACTGCCAGGGAAGGTAGAAACAATGTTAAGGCTCAGattgaagaagaggaggaggaggaagaagatgaacttttgaaggaggaagaggaggataaGGATGGAAAGGGAGAGAGCTTTGCTGATATGATGAAGCATGGACTCACAGAAGTTGATGCTGGCATCACAAAGTTT ataTTCTGA